In Streptomyces sp. NBC_00414, a single window of DNA contains:
- a CDS encoding putative Ig domain-containing protein, with protein MTDVQSIDVQSIDAPGADVRSGAAPSIGPRRPEAVDRLVVHPVPDGVPLNTSFSVKARTPGGDWRAVPVMRARTRTVDERTGAGVVRNSSVANLDFTGTVEVEVTSSKGAIGSARIRPLSYGIPYEVGGDTVHLSLTEPRNLSVEADGDLHDNLHLHANAIEEPRHEESDPDAPDDAPHVIRFGPGIHTVPDEVLKVPSDTTVHLAGGAVLKARVEFTHVENARLTGRGTVLGPDGGILVAFSRNIEIDGVLVLDPRSGYACTIGQSRQVTVRNLHSYSSGRWGDGIDVFSSEDVLIEGAFLRNSDDCVAIYGHRWDYRGDCRDIVVRDSTLWADTAHPVNIGTHGDPERPEVIENIVLSGIDVLQHREPQIPYQGCLALNAGDGNLIRGVRIQDVRVEDFARGQLINLRVMANRYNTAPGRGIEDVYVRDLTYDGTRAGTAILAGYDADRPVRNVTFQNLTVNGTVVHDAMEKPGWFLTTDMVPMFANEHVHGLRFLDAVTAAATTTPEITGVGEATATAGYAFNHLVTATALPTSFGAEGLPRGLAVDRATGLVSGTPAEPGIHTVTVSATNAVGTATGSLELTVHHP; from the coding sequence ATGACCGACGTTCAGAGCATCGACGTCCAGAGCATCGATGCCCCTGGCGCCGACGTCCGGAGCGGTGCCGCCCCGAGCATCGGACCGCGGCGGCCGGAGGCCGTCGACCGGCTCGTGGTGCATCCCGTCCCGGACGGGGTGCCGCTCAACACCAGCTTCTCCGTCAAGGCCCGTACACCCGGCGGAGATTGGCGCGCGGTGCCCGTCATGCGGGCCAGGACCAGGACCGTCGACGAGCGGACCGGCGCCGGTGTGGTCAGGAACTCCTCGGTCGCCAACCTCGACTTCACCGGCACGGTGGAGGTCGAGGTCACCTCGTCCAAGGGCGCCATCGGCTCCGCACGGATCCGCCCCCTCTCGTACGGCATCCCGTACGAGGTGGGCGGCGACACCGTCCACCTCAGCCTCACCGAGCCGCGCAACCTCTCCGTCGAGGCCGACGGCGACCTCCACGACAACCTCCACCTGCACGCCAATGCGATCGAGGAGCCGCGGCACGAGGAGAGCGACCCCGACGCCCCCGACGACGCCCCCCACGTCATCCGCTTCGGCCCGGGAATCCACACGGTCCCGGACGAAGTGCTGAAGGTGCCGAGCGACACCACCGTCCATCTCGCCGGCGGGGCGGTGCTGAAGGCCCGCGTGGAGTTCACGCACGTCGAGAACGCCCGGCTGACCGGCCGCGGTACCGTCCTCGGCCCGGACGGCGGCATCCTGGTGGCCTTCTCCCGGAACATCGAGATCGACGGCGTCCTCGTCCTCGACCCGAGGTCCGGCTACGCCTGCACCATCGGGCAGTCCCGGCAGGTCACCGTCCGCAACCTGCACTCCTACAGCTCCGGCCGGTGGGGCGACGGCATCGACGTGTTCAGCAGCGAGGACGTCCTGATCGAGGGCGCCTTCCTGCGCAACAGCGACGACTGCGTCGCGATCTACGGCCACCGCTGGGACTACCGCGGCGACTGCCGCGACATCGTCGTCCGCGACTCCACGCTGTGGGCCGACACCGCCCACCCGGTCAACATCGGCACCCACGGCGACCCGGAGAGACCCGAGGTCATCGAGAACATCGTCCTCAGCGGCATCGACGTCCTCCAGCACCGCGAGCCGCAGATCCCCTACCAGGGGTGCCTCGCCCTGAACGCCGGCGACGGCAACCTGATCCGGGGCGTCCGCATCCAGGACGTCCGCGTGGAGGACTTCGCCCGGGGCCAGCTCATCAACCTGCGGGTCATGGCCAACCGGTACAACACCGCGCCCGGCCGGGGCATCGAGGACGTGTACGTGCGCGACCTGACGTACGACGGCACGCGGGCGGGGACGGCGATCCTGGCGGGTTACGACGCCGACCGGCCCGTCAGGAACGTCACCTTCCAGAATCTGACGGTCAACGGCACGGTCGTCCACGACGCGATGGAGAAGCCGGGCTGGTTCCTGACCACCGACATGGTGCCGATGTTCGCCAACGAGCACGTGCACGGCCTCCGCTTCCTCGACGCGGTGACGGCCGCCGCCACCACGACGCCGGAGATCACCGGCGTGGGAGAGGCGACGGCGACGGCCGGGTACGCCTTCAACCACCTCGTCACGGCGACCGCGCTGCCGACCTCGTTCGGCGCCGAGGGGCTGCCGAGGGGACTGGCCGTCGACAGGGCGACCGGTCTGGTCTCCGGTACCCCGGCGGAGCCCGGCATCCACACGGTCACCGTCTCGGCCACCAACGCCGTGGGCACCGCGACCGGGTCCCTCGAACTCACCGTGCACCACCCCTGA
- a CDS encoding glycoside hydrolase family 43 protein: MTAARIRNPVLPGFHPDPGIVRVCAEYFLVTSTFEWFPGVPVHRSTDLVHWTPAGHILDRPDLLDLRGVADSAGVWAPSLSYHDERFWLVHSIVRTVGHPYKDVDNLLITAPSIDGPWSEPVFLNSSGFDPSFFHDEDGRSWLLNLQWDPRDGHPSFAGIVLQEYDAGKRALIGRPRTILTHGELVEGPNVYRRDGWYHLMLAEGGTGWNHGILMARSRELAGPYELDPRGSLLTTRDAPGWPLQKAGHGELVETPEGEWYLAHLASRPVATPDGPRCVLGRETCLQRVTWTDDAWLRLADGGRLPSLEVAAPMGAEPGPGPGPGPVPVPVLRDDFDSVSLGGHWSTLRRAPAPDWLSLGERPGHLRLRGRQSPHSRFDQSLVARRLTSVRCEATTVVDFRPAHFGQLAGLICWYDTSTHYYLRLTHAEGKGRVLGIVLTDDGAYSELPESELATDDWPSVHLRARFDEAELRFSASPDGMDWHPVGPVLDAGKLSDDHGSRLRFTGAFVGVCAQDLGGTRTPADFDWFELRELDGRE, translated from the coding sequence ATGACCGCGGCCCGCATCCGCAACCCCGTGCTGCCCGGATTCCACCCGGACCCGGGCATCGTGCGCGTCTGCGCGGAGTACTTCCTGGTCACCTCCACCTTCGAGTGGTTCCCGGGTGTACCCGTGCACCGTTCGACCGATCTCGTCCACTGGACTCCGGCCGGCCACATCCTGGACCGCCCCGACCTGCTCGACCTGCGCGGAGTCGCCGACTCGGCCGGTGTGTGGGCGCCCTCCCTCTCGTACCACGACGAGCGGTTCTGGCTGGTCCACAGCATCGTGCGGACCGTCGGGCACCCGTACAAGGACGTCGACAATCTCCTGATCACGGCTCCGTCGATCGACGGTCCGTGGTCGGAGCCGGTGTTCCTCAACTCCTCCGGCTTCGATCCGTCCTTCTTCCACGACGAGGACGGCCGCAGTTGGCTGCTCAACCTCCAGTGGGATCCGCGCGACGGACACCCCTCCTTCGCCGGGATCGTCCTGCAGGAGTACGACGCCGGGAAGCGGGCCCTGATCGGCCGGCCGCGCACGATCCTCACGCACGGGGAACTGGTCGAGGGCCCCAACGTGTACCGGCGCGACGGCTGGTATCACCTGATGCTGGCCGAGGGGGGAACCGGCTGGAACCACGGCATCCTCATGGCCCGCTCGCGGGAGTTGGCGGGCCCGTACGAACTCGACCCCCGGGGCTCGTTGTTGACCACCCGGGACGCCCCCGGCTGGCCGCTGCAGAAGGCCGGTCACGGTGAGCTGGTCGAGACCCCGGAGGGGGAGTGGTACCTCGCGCACCTGGCCTCCCGGCCCGTGGCCACACCGGACGGGCCGCGCTGTGTCCTCGGCCGGGAGACCTGCCTGCAGCGCGTGACGTGGACGGACGACGCCTGGCTGCGCCTGGCCGACGGCGGACGACTGCCGAGCCTGGAGGTCGCGGCGCCCATGGGAGCGGAACCCGGTCCTGGGCCTGGTCCTGGTCCCGTGCCCGTGCCGGTCCTCCGTGACGACTTCGACTCCGTCTCCCTGGGCGGGCATTGGAGCACGCTCCGCAGGGCCCCCGCCCCCGACTGGCTGTCCCTGGGTGAACGTCCGGGGCATCTGCGGCTGCGTGGGCGCCAGAGTCCGCACTCACGGTTCGACCAGAGCCTGGTCGCGAGAAGGCTCACCTCCGTGCGGTGCGAGGCGACGACGGTCGTCGACTTCCGGCCCGCGCACTTCGGTCAACTCGCCGGCCTCATCTGCTGGTACGACACCTCGACGCACTACTACCTCCGCCTCACCCACGCCGAGGGCAAGGGCCGCGTGCTCGGGATCGTCCTCACCGACGACGGCGCGTACAGCGAGCTTCCGGAGAGCGAACTCGCCACGGACGACTGGCCGTCGGTCCATCTGCGGGCCCGCTTCGACGAGGCGGAACTGCGCTTCTCCGCGTCGCCCGACGGCATGGACTGGCATCCCGTGGGGCCCGTTCTGGACGCGGGGAAACTATCCGACGACCACGGGTCCCGGCTGCGGTTCACCGGAGCGTTCGTCGGTGTCTGTGCGCAGGATCTGGGCGGGACCCGGACTCCGGCGGACTTCGACTGGTTCGAGCTGCGGGAACTCGACGGCCGGGAGTGA
- a CDS encoding RNA polymerase sigma factor, giving the protein METDTQEQQALPLSPDDESDAPEPVLTSDGASVDQVRDYLKVISRVRLLTAAQEVDLARRIEAGLFAQRKLDEEHALDPVFRQELTAVAEDGLRAKSHLTEANLRLVVSIAKRYTRRGLNFLDLIQEGNTGLIRAVEKFDYVKGFKFSTYATWWIRQAISRALADQSRTIRIPVHAVEAINKVARLRRELIQELGVEPTVEQIAEKLDLPVSKIVELDTYIKEPVSLHMPLGEEGGTELGDVIEDSESVSPFDAVSFRLLRDTIQTVLSHMTPREAGIITLRYGLLDGQAKTLEEIGQVYGVTRERIRQIESKTMSKLRHPSRSQALQDYVGLG; this is encoded by the coding sequence ATGGAGACAGACACCCAGGAGCAGCAGGCCCTTCCGCTGTCTCCGGACGACGAGTCCGACGCCCCTGAACCCGTGCTCACGTCCGACGGCGCCAGCGTCGATCAGGTCCGCGACTACCTCAAGGTGATCAGCCGCGTCCGCCTGCTCACCGCCGCGCAGGAGGTGGATCTCGCCAGACGGATCGAGGCCGGCCTCTTCGCGCAGCGGAAGCTCGACGAGGAACACGCTCTGGACCCGGTGTTCCGGCAGGAGCTGACCGCGGTCGCCGAGGACGGTCTCCGGGCGAAGTCCCACCTCACCGAGGCGAACCTCAGGCTGGTCGTGTCCATAGCCAAGCGCTACACGAGGCGCGGGCTCAACTTCCTGGACCTGATCCAGGAGGGCAACACGGGTCTGATCCGGGCCGTCGAGAAGTTCGACTACGTCAAGGGATTCAAGTTCTCGACCTACGCGACCTGGTGGATCCGGCAGGCGATTTCACGCGCTCTGGCCGATCAGAGCCGCACCATCCGTATTCCGGTCCACGCGGTGGAAGCGATCAACAAAGTGGCCCGACTGCGTCGGGAATTGATCCAGGAGCTGGGCGTCGAGCCCACGGTGGAGCAGATCGCGGAAAAACTGGATCTACCCGTATCGAAGATCGTGGAACTCGACACCTACATCAAGGAACCCGTCTCCCTGCATATGCCGCTGGGCGAGGAGGGCGGCACCGAACTCGGTGACGTGATCGAGGACAGTGAGAGTGTCTCCCCCTTCGACGCGGTGTCGTTCCGTCTCCTCAGGGACACCATCCAGACCGTCCTGTCCCATATGACCCCGCGCGAAGCGGGCATCATCACCCTCCGCTACGGGCTCCTGGACGGCCAGGCGAAGACCCTGGAGGAGATCGGCCAGGTCTACGGGGTCACCCGTGAGCGCATCCGCCAGATCGAGTCCAAGACGATGTCGAAGCTGCGCCACCCGTCGCGCTCGCAGGCACTGCAGGACTACGTGGGCCTGGGCTGA
- a CDS encoding LLM class flavin-dependent oxidoreductase: MSDIPLGVLDLVPVSSGSTAADALRNSIDLARRSEQLGYSRYWFAEHHLNPGVAGTSPAVVLALTASATSTIRLGSGAVQLGHRTALSTVEEFGLIDALHPGRLDLGLGRSGGRPPGGPAEPLPDATPVVDGRAPNGLLIPPKFSFAHLLGSPRVALQLRLLKQPNAESQEYGEQIDDILALLAGTYRSPDGVEAHVVPGEGADVQVWILGSSGGESAEVAGRGGLRFAANYHVSPGTVLEAVEAYRAAFQPSDVLDKPYVSVSADVVVAEDDARARELAAGYGPWVRSIRTAEGAIPFPTPDEARAHVWTDADRALVQDRLDTQFVGSPSRVAGQLEQLREATGADELLITTITHDHADRVRSYELLAEEWRQR; encoded by the coding sequence ATGTCAGACATCCCTCTCGGCGTCCTGGACCTGGTCCCGGTGTCGTCCGGCTCCACCGCGGCCGACGCGCTGCGCAACTCCATCGACCTGGCCCGGCGGAGCGAACAACTGGGCTACTCGCGCTACTGGTTCGCCGAGCACCACCTGAACCCCGGAGTGGCCGGCACCTCCCCGGCGGTCGTGCTCGCGCTCACCGCGTCCGCGACCTCGACGATCCGGCTCGGCTCCGGAGCCGTACAACTGGGCCACCGCACCGCCCTGTCCACGGTCGAGGAGTTCGGACTGATCGACGCGCTCCATCCCGGGCGCCTCGACCTGGGCCTCGGCCGCTCCGGCGGCCGACCGCCCGGCGGACCCGCCGAACCCCTGCCGGACGCGACGCCGGTCGTGGACGGCCGCGCCCCGAACGGCCTGCTGATCCCGCCGAAGTTCTCCTTCGCGCACCTGCTCGGCTCGCCCCGCGTCGCGCTCCAGCTGAGACTGCTCAAGCAGCCGAACGCCGAGTCGCAGGAGTACGGCGAGCAGATCGACGACATCCTCGCGCTGCTGGCCGGCACCTACCGGTCGCCGGACGGCGTCGAGGCCCATGTGGTCCCGGGTGAGGGCGCCGACGTCCAGGTGTGGATCCTGGGCAGCAGCGGTGGTGAGAGCGCCGAGGTCGCGGGCCGGGGCGGCCTGCGGTTCGCGGCGAACTACCACGTCAGTCCGGGGACCGTACTGGAGGCGGTCGAGGCCTACCGGGCCGCGTTCCAGCCCTCCGACGTACTCGACAAGCCGTATGTGAGCGTCTCGGCCGACGTCGTGGTCGCCGAGGACGACGCGCGAGCCCGTGAACTGGCCGCCGGATACGGTCCGTGGGTGCGCAGCATCCGCACGGCGGAGGGCGCGATCCCCTTCCCCACTCCCGACGAGGCCCGCGCCCATGTCTGGACCGACGCGGACCGGGCGCTGGTCCAGGACCGGCTCGACACCCAGTTCGTCGGCTCCCCGAGCCGGGTCGCCGGGCAACTGGAACAACTGCGGGAGGCCACCGGGGCCGACGAGCTGCTGATCACCACCATCACCCACGACCACGCGGACCGGGTCCGCTCGTACGAGCTGCTGGCGGAGGAGTGGCGACAGAGGTGA
- a CDS encoding LLM class flavin-dependent oxidoreductase, whose translation MKFLAITLIVHAPDPVTGVQKSTAARFREVLDNALLAEELGFDGFGVGERHERPFISSSPPVVLSHIAALTSRIRLFTAVTTLSLLDPVRAYEDYATLDHLSGGRLELIIGKGNGAAQRDLFHVTPEDQWDRNAESYEVFRQLWRQDKVTAETRFRPELVDAEVWPRPLQQPIRVWHGSATSKESVDLAARYGDPLFSANVTNPIEPYAELIRYYRERWEFHGHDPARIAVGAGTAGYYAARTSQEAISAYRPVFEGQLAFQKRLGLEPVFATLEDFVERSSALIGSPQQIIEKVHRYHERFGHTVLHLHADAGGLTDTRHRDSLALFQSAIAPVLRREIPDPPFPWGPVQTGPTPVPVAADR comes from the coding sequence ATGAAATTCCTGGCCATCACCCTGATCGTGCACGCGCCGGACCCGGTGACAGGCGTCCAGAAGTCCACCGCCGCCCGCTTCCGCGAAGTCCTCGACAACGCCCTGCTCGCCGAGGAGCTGGGCTTCGACGGCTTCGGCGTGGGGGAGCGGCACGAGCGCCCTTTCATCTCCTCCTCGCCGCCCGTCGTCCTCAGCCACATCGCCGCACTCACCTCCCGGATCCGCCTGTTCACGGCGGTGACCACCCTCAGCCTCCTCGATCCGGTGCGCGCGTACGAGGACTACGCGACCCTTGACCACCTGTCCGGCGGACGCCTCGAACTGATCATCGGCAAGGGCAACGGGGCCGCCCAGCGCGACCTGTTCCACGTCACCCCTGAGGATCAGTGGGACCGCAACGCCGAGAGCTACGAGGTGTTCCGGCAGCTCTGGCGGCAGGACAAGGTGACGGCGGAGACCCGCTTCCGCCCGGAACTGGTCGACGCGGAGGTATGGCCCAGACCGCTCCAACAGCCCATCCGCGTCTGGCACGGCAGCGCCACGAGCAAGGAGTCCGTGGACCTCGCCGCCCGCTACGGAGACCCGCTCTTCTCGGCGAACGTCACCAACCCCATCGAGCCGTACGCCGAGTTGATCCGGTACTACCGCGAACGCTGGGAGTTCCACGGCCACGACCCGGCCCGTATCGCGGTCGGCGCCGGGACCGCGGGCTACTACGCGGCCCGTACGTCACAGGAGGCGATCAGCGCCTACCGGCCGGTCTTCGAGGGTCAGTTGGCGTTCCAGAAGCGGCTCGGTCTGGAGCCGGTCTTCGCCACCCTGGAGGACTTCGTGGAGCGCAGCTCGGCGCTCATCGGCAGCCCGCAGCAGATCATCGAGAAAGTGCACCGCTACCACGAACGGTTCGGACACACCGTGCTGCATCTGCACGCGGACGCCGGTGGACTGACGGACACCCGGCACCGCGACTCGCTCGCGCTCTTCCAGTCGGCCATCGCCCCGGTGCTGCGCCGCGAGATCCCCGACCCGCCGTTCCCCTGGGGCCCGGTGCAGACCGGACCCACGCCGGTACCCGTCGCCGCCGACCGCTGA
- a CDS encoding NtaA/DmoA family FMN-dependent monooxygenase (This protein belongs to a clade of FMN-dependent monooxygenases, within a broader family of flavin-dependent oxidoreductases, the luciferase-like monooxygenase (LMM) family, some of whose members use coenzyme F420 rather than FMN.) — translation MSEPRKPVKQIHLAAHFPGVNNTTVWSDPEAGSHIEFSSFAHFARTAERAKFDFLFLAEGLRLREQGGRIYDLDVVGRPDTFTVLSALAAVTERLGLTGTINSTFNEPYEVARQFASLDHLSDGRAAWNVVTSWDAFTGENFRRGGFLPKEERYSRAKEFLATANELFDSWRGDEIVADQETGTFLRDAKAGAFVHQGQHFDIEGRFNVPRSPQGRPVIFQAGDSEEGREFAAAGADAIFSRYATLKEGQEFYTDVKGRLARHGRTPDQLLILPAATFVLGDTDAEAQELAHEVRRQQVSGATALKHLEFVWNRDLSGYDPDGPLPDIDPDLGEHTLARGRAQVRMYRDPLATAREWRELAAANKWSIRDLVIETGSRQAFVGSPATVADTINEFVQADASDGFILVPHITPGGLDVFADTVVPLLQERGVFRTEYEGTTLRDHLGLARPSARSGSADSAPQAERAAAS, via the coding sequence ATGAGCGAGCCCCGCAAGCCCGTCAAGCAGATCCACCTCGCGGCCCACTTCCCCGGCGTCAACAACACCACCGTGTGGAGCGACCCCGAAGCCGGCAGCCACATCGAGTTCAGCTCCTTCGCCCATTTCGCGCGCACCGCCGAACGCGCCAAGTTCGACTTCCTGTTCCTCGCCGAAGGCCTGCGCCTGCGCGAACAGGGCGGCCGGATATACGACTTGGACGTCGTCGGCCGGCCCGACACCTTCACCGTCCTGTCCGCGCTCGCCGCCGTCACCGAACGCCTCGGACTGACCGGCACCATCAACTCCACGTTCAACGAGCCCTACGAGGTGGCCCGGCAGTTCGCGAGCCTCGACCACCTCTCCGACGGACGCGCCGCCTGGAACGTCGTCACCTCCTGGGACGCCTTCACCGGCGAGAACTTCCGCCGCGGCGGCTTCCTCCCGAAGGAGGAGCGCTACTCCCGGGCCAAGGAGTTCCTGGCCACCGCGAACGAGCTCTTCGACTCCTGGCGCGGGGACGAGATCGTCGCCGACCAGGAGACCGGCACGTTCCTGCGCGACGCCAAGGCCGGAGCCTTCGTCCACCAGGGGCAGCACTTCGACATCGAGGGGCGGTTCAACGTCCCCCGCTCCCCGCAGGGCCGCCCGGTGATCTTCCAGGCCGGCGACTCCGAGGAGGGCCGCGAGTTCGCCGCGGCCGGCGCCGACGCGATCTTCAGCCGGTACGCCACCCTCAAGGAGGGCCAGGAGTTCTACACGGACGTCAAGGGCCGGCTGGCCCGCCACGGCCGTACCCCCGACCAGCTGCTGATCCTGCCCGCCGCGACCTTCGTCCTGGGCGACACGGACGCCGAGGCCCAGGAACTGGCCCACGAGGTGCGCCGGCAGCAGGTCAGCGGGGCGACCGCGCTCAAGCACCTGGAGTTCGTCTGGAACCGCGACCTGTCCGGGTACGACCCGGACGGGCCGCTGCCCGACATCGACCCCGACCTCGGAGAGCACACCCTCGCCCGCGGCCGGGCCCAGGTGCGGATGTACCGCGACCCGCTGGCCACCGCCCGCGAGTGGCGGGAGCTGGCCGCGGCCAACAAGTGGTCGATCCGCGACCTGGTCATCGAGACGGGCAGCCGGCAGGCCTTCGTCGGCTCCCCGGCGACGGTCGCGGACACGATCAACGAGTTCGTGCAGGCCGACGCCAGCGACGGGTTCATCCTCGTCCCGCACATCACCCCCGGCGGCCTCGACGTCTTCGCCGACACCGTCGTCCCGCTGCTCCAGGAGCGCGGCGTCTTCCGCACGGAGTACGAGGGCACGACCCTGCGCGACCACCTGGGACTGGCCCGGCCCTCCGCCCGGTCCGGTTCCGCCGACTCCGCGCCGCAGGCCGAGCGGGCAGCCGCCTCATGA
- a CDS encoding LLM class flavin-dependent oxidoreductase: MSSAPSALPSPTPHSAALHLAVALDGAGWHPAAWREPVARPRDLLTAGYWTDLVTEAERGLLDFVTIEDALGLQSSHFTEPDGRTDQVRGRLDAVLIAARVAPLTSHIGLLPTVVATHTEPFHISKAIATLDYVSTGRAGVRVQVSARRNEAAHFGRRTLPSFRIEDLGSPEVRELTVDLFDEAADHVEAVRRLWDSWEDGAEIRDVATGRFVDRDKLHYIDFEGKHFSVKGPSITPRPPQGQPLVGALAHETVTGAPFRLLGRSADLGFVTPHDIGQARTIVAAVRAEQDAAGRAGETLHLFGDLVVLLDDDPAEAAARKERLDALAGYPYTSDARIFTGTPVELADLLQELSEAGLTGFRLRPAVAGHDLPAITRGLVPELQRRGVFRHAYEADTLRGLLGLDRPANRYAAPEAVAADAVTTA; the protein is encoded by the coding sequence GTGTCCTCAGCACCCTCTGCCCTGCCCTCACCAACTCCCCACAGCGCCGCCCTGCACCTCGCCGTGGCGCTCGACGGCGCGGGCTGGCACCCCGCCGCCTGGCGCGAACCGGTTGCCCGCCCCCGTGACCTGCTCACCGCCGGCTACTGGACGGACCTCGTCACCGAGGCCGAACGCGGCCTGCTCGACTTCGTGACCATCGAGGACGCCCTCGGCCTCCAGTCCTCGCACTTCACCGAACCCGACGGACGGACCGACCAGGTCCGCGGCCGTCTCGACGCCGTCCTCATCGCCGCCCGCGTCGCACCGCTGACCAGCCACATAGGTCTGCTGCCGACCGTGGTGGCCACCCACACGGAGCCCTTCCACATTTCGAAGGCCATCGCCACGCTCGACTATGTGAGCACCGGCCGCGCGGGCGTCCGGGTGCAGGTGTCGGCCCGCCGGAACGAGGCCGCGCACTTCGGCCGCCGTACGCTCCCCTCGTTCCGTATCGAGGACCTGGGCAGCCCCGAGGTGCGGGAGCTGACGGTCGACCTCTTCGACGAGGCGGCCGACCACGTCGAAGCGGTACGGCGGCTGTGGGACAGTTGGGAGGACGGCGCGGAGATCCGGGACGTCGCCACCGGCCGGTTCGTGGACCGGGACAAGCTGCACTACATCGACTTCGAGGGCAAGCACTTCAGCGTCAAGGGACCCTCGATCACCCCCAGGCCCCCGCAGGGCCAGCCGCTGGTCGGTGCGCTCGCCCACGAGACCGTGACCGGCGCGCCGTTCCGGCTCCTCGGCCGCTCCGCCGACCTCGGGTTCGTCACCCCGCACGACATCGGGCAGGCCCGGACGATCGTGGCCGCGGTGCGCGCCGAACAGGACGCGGCCGGGCGGGCCGGGGAGACCCTGCACCTCTTCGGCGACCTGGTCGTCCTCCTGGACGACGACCCCGCCGAGGCCGCGGCCCGCAAGGAGCGGCTCGACGCCCTCGCGGGGTACCCGTACACGAGCGACGCCCGGATCTTCACCGGCACCCCGGTCGAACTGGCCGACCTGCTCCAGGAGTTGAGCGAGGCCGGGCTCACCGGCTTCCGGCTGCGCCCCGCCGTCGCCGGTCACGACCTCCCCGCGATCACCCGGGGCCTGGTCCCCGAACTCCAGCGCCGGGGCGTCTTCCGGCACGCGTACGAGGCCGACACCCTGCGCGGGCTGCTCGGGCTCGACCGCCCGGCCAACCGCTACGCCGCCCCCGAAGCCGTGGCCGCCGACGCCGTCACCACCGCCTGA
- a CDS encoding putative leader peptide — protein MGSRTGQYVGSRTAGRAVPGLPRSITVCRKKRNSRTVVCVDEQTAPDHGTANEAGRTRVRRAAGTEVTHVRPRPVPRLHVPEIAPRRRVRLYTRPHIDLLRIAGALCRP, from the coding sequence GTGGGCAGCCGGACCGGTCAGTACGTGGGCAGCCGGACCGCGGGCCGAGCCGTCCCCGGACTTCCGAGATCAATTACCGTCTGCCGGAAGAAAAGGAACAGCCGTACTGTTGTGTGCGTCGACGAGCAGACGGCGCCCGATCACGGGACCGCGAACGAGGCCGGCCGGACGCGGGTCCGCCGAGCCGCAGGGACGGAGGTGACGCACGTGCGACCACGCCCCGTGCCCCGCCTCCACGTTCCCGAGATCGCCCCGAGGCGCCGCGTCCGCCTTTACACCCGGCCGCACATCGACCTCCTGCGCATCGCCGGCGCGCTCTGTCGTCCCTGA
- a CDS encoding putative leader peptide translates to MVPPRAGQDRDGWELPRNGLTRRLHIDLLRVSSAY, encoded by the coding sequence GTGGTCCCGCCTCGTGCGGGCCAGGACCGGGACGGGTGGGAATTGCCCAGGAACGGCTTGACGAGGCGACTGCACATCGATCTGTTGCGCGTCTCCAGCGCTTACTAG
- a CDS encoding glutathione S-transferase family protein, protein MPETVSRGASTGTFATAARTPVTDTPACSGAAPSATARPHRFRGRIGVGLAGGFYPAAHRYQLYLSEGCQRSLRVSITLALLGLENSTATTVLTRPAETPDAFAALRRAYEATWHHYDGPLTAPALCDRWSGRVVSNHTPDILRDLADLAELADLRDGEGPCPPALRPPALAAEIDALRELLDRDVTPTAPPHARAATLTLLDHQLSVNTHALGDAITAADVDLWVALTHLGTDGGARSAYPHLDRYVRRLGRHPAFLGSGRTGR, encoded by the coding sequence ATGCCCGAGACAGTTTCCCGCGGTGCGAGCACAGGTACCTTCGCGACGGCCGCACGTACGCCGGTCACCGACACACCCGCCTGTAGTGGGGCCGCACCGAGCGCGACCGCACGCCCGCACCGCTTCCGCGGCCGCATAGGCGTCGGCCTCGCCGGCGGCTTCTACCCGGCGGCGCACCGCTATCAGCTGTATCTGTCCGAAGGCTGTCAGCGTTCGCTGCGCGTCTCGATCACCCTCGCCCTGCTGGGACTTGAGAACTCCACGGCCACCACGGTCCTGACCCGCCCCGCCGAGACACCCGACGCCTTCGCCGCGCTGCGCCGGGCCTACGAGGCGACCTGGCACCACTACGACGGCCCGCTCACCGCGCCCGCGCTGTGCGACCGGTGGAGCGGACGCGTCGTCAGCAACCACACGCCCGACATCCTGCGCGACCTCGCCGACCTCGCGGAACTCGCCGACCTCCGGGACGGCGAAGGGCCCTGTCCGCCCGCGCTGCGGCCACCGGCCCTGGCCGCCGAGATCGACGCCCTGCGTGAACTCCTCGACCGGGACGTCACTCCGACCGCCCCGCCCCATGCCAGGGCGGCGACCCTGACCCTGCTCGATCACCAACTGTCTGTGAACACCCACGCGTTGGGTGACGCGATCACCGCCGCGGACGTCGACCTCTGGGTCGCGCTCACCCACCTCGGCACGGATGGCGGCGCCCGGTCCGCGTACCCCCACCTGGATCGGTACGTCCGGCGTCTCGGCCGGCACCCGGCCTTCCTCGGCAGTGGGCGGACGGGGCGTTAG